From Portunus trituberculatus isolate SZX2019 chromosome 50, ASM1759143v1, whole genome shotgun sequence, the proteins below share one genomic window:
- the LOC123499461 gene encoding outer dense fiber protein 3-like isoform X6: protein MRSKMGGQSNGTWTPTKRRGPIAAEFSSPGPAAIALKSSIGKSGTGTSNANVGSRAPAFTMASRHEMKLDKAGPGPGQYNVTGLSNKAGKDEPVAASMHIRPKDPKAYVTPAPCDYSPDKAESKVVETSPSFSFGIKVENGRASDAPAPNSYNIPSLLGSTKEGSKHSAPSFTMSARAREEEDKMKVPGPGSYNDATVDKYKTIKSPSFSMGQRTTIPSDHTMKPGPGAHCPEKYQDSGPAFTMAPRIDDAGDKMKVPGPGTYESGDLDKCREKLPAFTMSPKTVLPTDNTPKPAPNAYAPEKSEIPSTPHFSFGIKHSVYLGKLRDQ, encoded by the exons ATGGGAGGCCAATCAAACGGTACCTGGACGCCCACCAAGAGACGAGGGCCCATCGCTGCCGAGTTCTCCAGCCCGGGCCCGGCAGCCATCGCCCTCAAGTCGTCCATCGGTAAGTCCGGCACTG GGACGAGCAATGCCAATGTGGGTTCCCGCGCTCCGGCCTTCACCATGGCCAGCCGCCACGAGATGAAGCTGGACAAGGCGGGGCCCGGACCTGGCCAGTACAACGTGACTGGACTCTCAAACAAAG CAGGCAAGGATGAGCCCGTAGCCGCGTCCATGCACATCCGCCCTAAGGACCCCAAGGCCTACGTGACCCCCGCCCCCTGCGACTACTCCCCGGACAAGGCTGAGTCCAAAGTGGTAGAGACctcgccttccttctctttcggcATCAAGGTGGAAAACGGCCGTGCTTCTGACGCTCCTG CTCCCAACAGCTACAACATCCCCTCACTGCTGGGATCCACGAAGGAAGGCTCCAAGCACTCCGCCCCGAGCTTCACCATGTCTGCCAGGGcgcgggaagaggaggacaagatgaAGGTACCGGGGCCTGGCAGCTATAACGACGCCACTGTGGACAAGTACAAGACGATCAAGAGCCCAAGTTTCAGCATGGGTCAGCGCACCACCATCCCCTCTGACCACACCATGAAGCCAGGTCCCGGCGCTCACTGCCCCGAGAAG TACCAGGACAGCGGCCCCGCCTTTACCATGGCACCGCGCATTGATGACGCTGGCGATAAGATGAAGGTGCCTGGCCCTGGAACTTACGAGTCTGGTGATCTTGACAAATGCAGAGAGAAGCTCCCCGCCTTCACCATGTCCCCGAAGACCGTCCTGCCCACAGACAACACACCCAAGCCAGCACCCAACGCCTACGCCCCAGAGAAG TCGGAGATCCCAAGCACCCCTCACTTTAGCTTCGGCATCAAGCACTCCGTATACCTGGGCAAGCTCCGTGACCAGTAA
- the LOC123499461 gene encoding outer dense fiber protein 3-like isoform X1 — protein MRSKMGGQSNGTWTPTKRRGPIAAEFSSPGPAAIALKSSIGKSGTGTSNANVGSRAPAFTMASRHEMKLDKAGPGPGQYNVTGLSNKAGKDEPVAASMHIRPKDPKAYVTPAPCDYSPDKAESKVVETSPSFSFGIKVENGRASDAPAPNSYNIPSLLGSTKEGSKHSAPSFTMSARAREEEDKMKVPGPGSYNDATVDKYKTIKSPSFSMGQRTTIPSDHTMKPGPGAHCPEKYQDSGPAFTMAPRIDDAGDKMKVPGPGTYESGDLDKCREKLPAFTMSPKTVLPTDNTPKPAPNAYAPEKYTPSGPKFTMSARLPDEEDKMKVPGPGAYEAGNLDKSRESQPAFTMAPKTTLPGDRTQKPAPNAYSPDRSESSEIPSTPHFSFGIKHSVYLGKLRDQ, from the exons ATGGGAGGCCAATCAAACGGTACCTGGACGCCCACCAAGAGACGAGGGCCCATCGCTGCCGAGTTCTCCAGCCCGGGCCCGGCAGCCATCGCCCTCAAGTCGTCCATCGGTAAGTCCGGCACTG GGACGAGCAATGCCAATGTGGGTTCCCGCGCTCCGGCCTTCACCATGGCCAGCCGCCACGAGATGAAGCTGGACAAGGCGGGGCCCGGACCTGGCCAGTACAACGTGACTGGACTCTCAAACAAAG CAGGCAAGGATGAGCCCGTAGCCGCGTCCATGCACATCCGCCCTAAGGACCCCAAGGCCTACGTGACCCCCGCCCCCTGCGACTACTCCCCGGACAAGGCTGAGTCCAAAGTGGTAGAGACctcgccttccttctctttcggcATCAAGGTGGAAAACGGCCGTGCTTCTGACGCTCCTG CTCCCAACAGCTACAACATCCCCTCACTGCTGGGATCCACGAAGGAAGGCTCCAAGCACTCCGCCCCGAGCTTCACCATGTCTGCCAGGGcgcgggaagaggaggacaagatgaAGGTACCGGGGCCTGGCAGCTATAACGACGCCACTGTGGACAAGTACAAGACGATCAAGAGCCCAAGTTTCAGCATGGGTCAGCGCACCACCATCCCCTCTGACCACACCATGAAGCCAGGTCCCGGCGCTCACTGCCCCGAGAAG TACCAGGACAGCGGCCCCGCCTTTACCATGGCACCGCGCATTGATGACGCTGGCGATAAGATGAAGGTGCCTGGCCCTGGAACTTACGAGTCTGGTGATCTTGACAAATGCAGAGAGAAGCTCCCCGCCTTCACCATGTCCCCGAAGACCGTCCTGCCCACAGACAACACACCCAAGCCAGCACCCAACGCCTACGCCCCAGAGAAG TACACGCCATCGGGCCCCAAATTCACGATGTCGGCGAGACTTCCTGACGAAGAAGATAAGATGAAGGTTCCGGGCCCGGGAGCCTACGAAGCTGGAAACCTGGACAAGAGCCGCGAGAGCCAGCCAGCCTTCACCATGGCGCCCAAGACAACCCTGCCCGGCGATCGCACGCAGAAACCTGCCCCGAACGCCTACTCGCCCGACAGAAGCGAGTCG TCGGAGATCCCAAGCACCCCTCACTTTAGCTTCGGCATCAAGCACTCCGTATACCTGGGCAAGCTCCGTGACCAGTAA
- the LOC123499461 gene encoding outer dense fiber protein 3-like isoform X2 has protein sequence MRSKMGGQSNGTWTPTKRRGPIAAEFSSPGPAAIALKSSIGKSGTGTSNANVGSRAPAFTMASRHEMKLDKAGPGPGQYNVTGLSNKGKDEPVAASMHIRPKDPKAYVTPAPCDYSPDKAESKVVETSPSFSFGIKVENGRASDAPAPNSYNIPSLLGSTKEGSKHSAPSFTMSARAREEEDKMKVPGPGSYNDATVDKYKTIKSPSFSMGQRTTIPSDHTMKPGPGAHCPEKYQDSGPAFTMAPRIDDAGDKMKVPGPGTYESGDLDKCREKLPAFTMSPKTVLPTDNTPKPAPNAYAPEKYTPSGPKFTMSARLPDEEDKMKVPGPGAYEAGNLDKSRESQPAFTMAPKTTLPGDRTQKPAPNAYSPDRSESSEIPSTPHFSFGIKHSVYLGKLRDQ, from the exons ATGGGAGGCCAATCAAACGGTACCTGGACGCCCACCAAGAGACGAGGGCCCATCGCTGCCGAGTTCTCCAGCCCGGGCCCGGCAGCCATCGCCCTCAAGTCGTCCATCGGTAAGTCCGGCACTG GGACGAGCAATGCCAATGTGGGTTCCCGCGCTCCGGCCTTCACCATGGCCAGCCGCCACGAGATGAAGCTGGACAAGGCGGGGCCCGGACCTGGCCAGTACAACGTGACTGGACTCTCAAACAAAG GCAAGGATGAGCCCGTAGCCGCGTCCATGCACATCCGCCCTAAGGACCCCAAGGCCTACGTGACCCCCGCCCCCTGCGACTACTCCCCGGACAAGGCTGAGTCCAAAGTGGTAGAGACctcgccttccttctctttcggcATCAAGGTGGAAAACGGCCGTGCTTCTGACGCTCCTG CTCCCAACAGCTACAACATCCCCTCACTGCTGGGATCCACGAAGGAAGGCTCCAAGCACTCCGCCCCGAGCTTCACCATGTCTGCCAGGGcgcgggaagaggaggacaagatgaAGGTACCGGGGCCTGGCAGCTATAACGACGCCACTGTGGACAAGTACAAGACGATCAAGAGCCCAAGTTTCAGCATGGGTCAGCGCACCACCATCCCCTCTGACCACACCATGAAGCCAGGTCCCGGCGCTCACTGCCCCGAGAAG TACCAGGACAGCGGCCCCGCCTTTACCATGGCACCGCGCATTGATGACGCTGGCGATAAGATGAAGGTGCCTGGCCCTGGAACTTACGAGTCTGGTGATCTTGACAAATGCAGAGAGAAGCTCCCCGCCTTCACCATGTCCCCGAAGACCGTCCTGCCCACAGACAACACACCCAAGCCAGCACCCAACGCCTACGCCCCAGAGAAG TACACGCCATCGGGCCCCAAATTCACGATGTCGGCGAGACTTCCTGACGAAGAAGATAAGATGAAGGTTCCGGGCCCGGGAGCCTACGAAGCTGGAAACCTGGACAAGAGCCGCGAGAGCCAGCCAGCCTTCACCATGGCGCCCAAGACAACCCTGCCCGGCGATCGCACGCAGAAACCTGCCCCGAACGCCTACTCGCCCGACAGAAGCGAGTCG TCGGAGATCCCAAGCACCCCTCACTTTAGCTTCGGCATCAAGCACTCCGTATACCTGGGCAAGCTCCGTGACCAGTAA
- the LOC123499461 gene encoding outer dense fiber protein 3-like isoform X3: protein MRSKMGGQSNGTWTPTKRRGPIAAEFSSPGPAAIALKSSIGTSNANVGSRAPAFTMASRHEMKLDKAGPGPGQYNVTGLSNKAGKDEPVAASMHIRPKDPKAYVTPAPCDYSPDKAESKVVETSPSFSFGIKVENGRASDAPAPNSYNIPSLLGSTKEGSKHSAPSFTMSARAREEEDKMKVPGPGSYNDATVDKYKTIKSPSFSMGQRTTIPSDHTMKPGPGAHCPEKYQDSGPAFTMAPRIDDAGDKMKVPGPGTYESGDLDKCREKLPAFTMSPKTVLPTDNTPKPAPNAYAPEKYTPSGPKFTMSARLPDEEDKMKVPGPGAYEAGNLDKSRESQPAFTMAPKTTLPGDRTQKPAPNAYSPDRSESSEIPSTPHFSFGIKHSVYLGKLRDQ from the exons ATGGGAGGCCAATCAAACGGTACCTGGACGCCCACCAAGAGACGAGGGCCCATCGCTGCCGAGTTCTCCAGCCCGGGCCCGGCAGCCATCGCCCTCAAGTCGTCCATCG GGACGAGCAATGCCAATGTGGGTTCCCGCGCTCCGGCCTTCACCATGGCCAGCCGCCACGAGATGAAGCTGGACAAGGCGGGGCCCGGACCTGGCCAGTACAACGTGACTGGACTCTCAAACAAAG CAGGCAAGGATGAGCCCGTAGCCGCGTCCATGCACATCCGCCCTAAGGACCCCAAGGCCTACGTGACCCCCGCCCCCTGCGACTACTCCCCGGACAAGGCTGAGTCCAAAGTGGTAGAGACctcgccttccttctctttcggcATCAAGGTGGAAAACGGCCGTGCTTCTGACGCTCCTG CTCCCAACAGCTACAACATCCCCTCACTGCTGGGATCCACGAAGGAAGGCTCCAAGCACTCCGCCCCGAGCTTCACCATGTCTGCCAGGGcgcgggaagaggaggacaagatgaAGGTACCGGGGCCTGGCAGCTATAACGACGCCACTGTGGACAAGTACAAGACGATCAAGAGCCCAAGTTTCAGCATGGGTCAGCGCACCACCATCCCCTCTGACCACACCATGAAGCCAGGTCCCGGCGCTCACTGCCCCGAGAAG TACCAGGACAGCGGCCCCGCCTTTACCATGGCACCGCGCATTGATGACGCTGGCGATAAGATGAAGGTGCCTGGCCCTGGAACTTACGAGTCTGGTGATCTTGACAAATGCAGAGAGAAGCTCCCCGCCTTCACCATGTCCCCGAAGACCGTCCTGCCCACAGACAACACACCCAAGCCAGCACCCAACGCCTACGCCCCAGAGAAG TACACGCCATCGGGCCCCAAATTCACGATGTCGGCGAGACTTCCTGACGAAGAAGATAAGATGAAGGTTCCGGGCCCGGGAGCCTACGAAGCTGGAAACCTGGACAAGAGCCGCGAGAGCCAGCCAGCCTTCACCATGGCGCCCAAGACAACCCTGCCCGGCGATCGCACGCAGAAACCTGCCCCGAACGCCTACTCGCCCGACAGAAGCGAGTCG TCGGAGATCCCAAGCACCCCTCACTTTAGCTTCGGCATCAAGCACTCCGTATACCTGGGCAAGCTCCGTGACCAGTAA
- the LOC123499461 gene encoding outer dense fiber protein 3-like isoform X4: MRSKMGGQSNGTWTPTKRRGPIAAEFSSPGPAAIALKSSIGTSNANVGSRAPAFTMASRHEMKLDKAGPGPGQYNVTGLSNKGKDEPVAASMHIRPKDPKAYVTPAPCDYSPDKAESKVVETSPSFSFGIKVENGRASDAPAPNSYNIPSLLGSTKEGSKHSAPSFTMSARAREEEDKMKVPGPGSYNDATVDKYKTIKSPSFSMGQRTTIPSDHTMKPGPGAHCPEKYQDSGPAFTMAPRIDDAGDKMKVPGPGTYESGDLDKCREKLPAFTMSPKTVLPTDNTPKPAPNAYAPEKYTPSGPKFTMSARLPDEEDKMKVPGPGAYEAGNLDKSRESQPAFTMAPKTTLPGDRTQKPAPNAYSPDRSESSEIPSTPHFSFGIKHSVYLGKLRDQ; this comes from the exons ATGGGAGGCCAATCAAACGGTACCTGGACGCCCACCAAGAGACGAGGGCCCATCGCTGCCGAGTTCTCCAGCCCGGGCCCGGCAGCCATCGCCCTCAAGTCGTCCATCG GGACGAGCAATGCCAATGTGGGTTCCCGCGCTCCGGCCTTCACCATGGCCAGCCGCCACGAGATGAAGCTGGACAAGGCGGGGCCCGGACCTGGCCAGTACAACGTGACTGGACTCTCAAACAAAG GCAAGGATGAGCCCGTAGCCGCGTCCATGCACATCCGCCCTAAGGACCCCAAGGCCTACGTGACCCCCGCCCCCTGCGACTACTCCCCGGACAAGGCTGAGTCCAAAGTGGTAGAGACctcgccttccttctctttcggcATCAAGGTGGAAAACGGCCGTGCTTCTGACGCTCCTG CTCCCAACAGCTACAACATCCCCTCACTGCTGGGATCCACGAAGGAAGGCTCCAAGCACTCCGCCCCGAGCTTCACCATGTCTGCCAGGGcgcgggaagaggaggacaagatgaAGGTACCGGGGCCTGGCAGCTATAACGACGCCACTGTGGACAAGTACAAGACGATCAAGAGCCCAAGTTTCAGCATGGGTCAGCGCACCACCATCCCCTCTGACCACACCATGAAGCCAGGTCCCGGCGCTCACTGCCCCGAGAAG TACCAGGACAGCGGCCCCGCCTTTACCATGGCACCGCGCATTGATGACGCTGGCGATAAGATGAAGGTGCCTGGCCCTGGAACTTACGAGTCTGGTGATCTTGACAAATGCAGAGAGAAGCTCCCCGCCTTCACCATGTCCCCGAAGACCGTCCTGCCCACAGACAACACACCCAAGCCAGCACCCAACGCCTACGCCCCAGAGAAG TACACGCCATCGGGCCCCAAATTCACGATGTCGGCGAGACTTCCTGACGAAGAAGATAAGATGAAGGTTCCGGGCCCGGGAGCCTACGAAGCTGGAAACCTGGACAAGAGCCGCGAGAGCCAGCCAGCCTTCACCATGGCGCCCAAGACAACCCTGCCCGGCGATCGCACGCAGAAACCTGCCCCGAACGCCTACTCGCCCGACAGAAGCGAGTCG TCGGAGATCCCAAGCACCCCTCACTTTAGCTTCGGCATCAAGCACTCCGTATACCTGGGCAAGCTCCGTGACCAGTAA
- the LOC123499461 gene encoding outer dense fiber protein 3-like isoform X5 has translation MASRHEMKLDKAGPGPGQYNVTGLSNKAGKDEPVAASMHIRPKDPKAYVTPAPCDYSPDKAESKVVETSPSFSFGIKVENGRASDAPAPNSYNIPSLLGSTKEGSKHSAPSFTMSARAREEEDKMKVPGPGSYNDATVDKYKTIKSPSFSMGQRTTIPSDHTMKPGPGAHCPEKYQDSGPAFTMAPRIDDAGDKMKVPGPGTYESGDLDKCREKLPAFTMSPKTVLPTDNTPKPAPNAYAPEKYTPSGPKFTMSARLPDEEDKMKVPGPGAYEAGNLDKSRESQPAFTMAPKTTLPGDRTQKPAPNAYSPDRSESSEIPSTPHFSFGIKHSVYLGKLRDQ, from the exons ATGGCCAGCCGCCACGAGATGAAGCTGGACAAGGCGGGGCCCGGACCTGGCCAGTACAACGTGACTGGACTCTCAAACAAAG CAGGCAAGGATGAGCCCGTAGCCGCGTCCATGCACATCCGCCCTAAGGACCCCAAGGCCTACGTGACCCCCGCCCCCTGCGACTACTCCCCGGACAAGGCTGAGTCCAAAGTGGTAGAGACctcgccttccttctctttcggcATCAAGGTGGAAAACGGCCGTGCTTCTGACGCTCCTG CTCCCAACAGCTACAACATCCCCTCACTGCTGGGATCCACGAAGGAAGGCTCCAAGCACTCCGCCCCGAGCTTCACCATGTCTGCCAGGGcgcgggaagaggaggacaagatgaAGGTACCGGGGCCTGGCAGCTATAACGACGCCACTGTGGACAAGTACAAGACGATCAAGAGCCCAAGTTTCAGCATGGGTCAGCGCACCACCATCCCCTCTGACCACACCATGAAGCCAGGTCCCGGCGCTCACTGCCCCGAGAAG TACCAGGACAGCGGCCCCGCCTTTACCATGGCACCGCGCATTGATGACGCTGGCGATAAGATGAAGGTGCCTGGCCCTGGAACTTACGAGTCTGGTGATCTTGACAAATGCAGAGAGAAGCTCCCCGCCTTCACCATGTCCCCGAAGACCGTCCTGCCCACAGACAACACACCCAAGCCAGCACCCAACGCCTACGCCCCAGAGAAG TACACGCCATCGGGCCCCAAATTCACGATGTCGGCGAGACTTCCTGACGAAGAAGATAAGATGAAGGTTCCGGGCCCGGGAGCCTACGAAGCTGGAAACCTGGACAAGAGCCGCGAGAGCCAGCCAGCCTTCACCATGGCGCCCAAGACAACCCTGCCCGGCGATCGCACGCAGAAACCTGCCCCGAACGCCTACTCGCCCGACAGAAGCGAGTCG TCGGAGATCCCAAGCACCCCTCACTTTAGCTTCGGCATCAAGCACTCCGTATACCTGGGCAAGCTCCGTGACCAGTAA